The uncultured Desulfuromonas sp. genome has a segment encoding these proteins:
- the trmD gene encoding tRNA (guanosine(37)-N1)-methyltransferase TrmD gives MNFEVVTLFPEMFDSPFAGSIIGKAVDKGLVRITAHYLRDWAEGRHQVTDDTPYGGGEGMVMKPEPLCRAIHSLKQQHPRARVLMMSPQGKRFTQQHAAQLAEEESLIFLCGRYEGFDERVRSYVDEEYSIGDFVLTGGELPAMVMIDAVARLVPGVLGNQGSAEADSFADGLLEHPHYTRPAEFEGRKVPDVLLSGDHARIAAWRRSQQLLRTLQRRPDLLEHVSLTQQDQQELERLREQLRCEADDKN, from the coding sequence ATGAACTTCGAGGTAGTGACATTATTTCCGGAGATGTTTGATTCTCCGTTTGCCGGTAGTATTATCGGTAAAGCAGTTGATAAAGGGCTGGTCCGTATCACAGCGCACTACTTGCGTGATTGGGCTGAAGGTCGCCATCAGGTGACGGATGATACCCCGTATGGGGGCGGTGAGGGGATGGTGATGAAGCCGGAACCGTTATGCCGTGCCATTCACAGCCTGAAGCAACAACATCCTCGGGCGCGTGTGCTGATGATGTCCCCTCAGGGGAAACGGTTTACACAGCAGCATGCCGCGCAATTGGCTGAAGAGGAAAGTCTGATTTTTCTCTGCGGCCGTTACGAGGGCTTTGACGAGCGCGTGCGCAGCTATGTCGATGAGGAATACTCCATTGGTGACTTTGTGTTGACCGGTGGAGAGCTTCCGGCCATGGTGATGATTGATGCCGTGGCACGATTGGTACCCGGAGTGCTGGGGAATCAAGGCAGTGCCGAAGCGGATTCGTTTGCGGACGGCCTGTTGGAACATCCCCATTACACGCGTCCCGCGGAATTTGAAGGACGCAAGGTTCCCGACGTGCTGTTGTCCGGTGATCATGCACGAATTGCGGCCTGGCGGCGCAGCCAGCAGTTGCTCAGAACATTGCAACGGCGGCCGGATTTGTTGGAACACGTCTCGTTAACGCAACAGGATCAGCAGGAGCTGGAACGGCTCCGGGAACAACTGCGTTGCGAAGCAGATGATAAAAACTAA
- a CDS encoding YraN family protein: MTEQRLSLGRWGEQRAADYLRRRLFRIVVCNYRCRYGEIDLIARRGRTLVFVEVKTRRSHSHGAPQEAVTARKQQQIIATAQHYLTTQQPSMQTVRFDVIAVDVDGDKARINHIVDAFEAR, encoded by the coding sequence GTGACGGAGCAACGGTTGAGCTTGGGACGCTGGGGAGAACAGCGGGCGGCCGACTATCTGCGCCGACGTCTCTTCCGGATTGTTGTCTGTAATTATCGTTGTCGCTACGGTGAGATCGACCTGATTGCCCGACGGGGCAGGACGCTGGTCTTTGTCGAAGTGAAAACGCGCAGAAGTCATAGCCACGGGGCACCGCAGGAGGCGGTGACGGCGCGCAAACAGCAACAGATTATTGCAACGGCCCAGCATTATCTGACAACCCAGCAGCCGTCAATGCAGACGGTGCGATTCGATGTCATAGCCGTCGATGTGGATGGCGACAAAGCGCGGATTAACCATATCGTTGATGCGTTTGAAGCCCGTTAA
- the rplS gene encoding 50S ribosomal protein L19, whose protein sequence is MMNIVEQIGNEQMKQDIPQFKAGDTLRVHVKIVEGDKQRIQVFQGVCIKRVNRGIGSTFTVRKISSGMGVERIFPLHSPLVDKIEVVMVGRVRRAKLYYLRQLQGKAARIREVRQN, encoded by the coding sequence ATGATGAACATTGTTGAACAAATTGGCAACGAGCAGATGAAACAGGATATCCCCCAATTCAAGGCGGGCGATACTCTGCGCGTTCACGTTAAAATTGTTGAGGGTGACAAACAGCGCATCCAAGTTTTCCAGGGTGTGTGCATCAAGCGTGTGAATCGCGGTATCGGTTCCACGTTCACCGTACGTAAGATCTCCAGCGGTATGGGCGTTGAGCGGATTTTCCCGCTGCACTCACCGCTGGTTGACAAGATCGAGGTTGTTATGGTTGGCCGCGTACGTCGTGCCAAACTGTACTACCTGCGTCAACTGCAAGGCAAAGCGGCGCGTATCCGCGAAGTTCGCCAGAACTAA
- the rimM gene encoding ribosome maturation factor RimM (Essential for efficient processing of 16S rRNA): MSFTPQDLFHAGTIIGTHGLRGDLKIRPLTSGSRALLEATRVELVCRDSRRVVADVRKSSWHKQVILLVLKGFEHISKVEAFVGAEVYMAFDELPDLDDDSLYWHQLEGLQVVDKQAGVLGVLTSLLETGGHDVYVVEGPHGDVMFPAVDALIEEIDLEQGIMHVDLPEGLIEVNE, encoded by the coding sequence GTGAGTTTTACTCCCCAAGATCTTTTCCATGCCGGGACAATTATCGGCACTCATGGGTTACGTGGGGATTTGAAAATACGTCCGCTGACTTCCGGGTCGCGGGCGCTGCTTGAAGCAACACGGGTTGAGCTGGTTTGTCGTGACAGTCGCCGTGTTGTTGCGGATGTGCGCAAAAGCTCTTGGCACAAACAGGTGATTCTACTGGTGCTCAAGGGGTTTGAACATATCAGCAAGGTTGAAGCGTTTGTCGGTGCTGAAGTTTATATGGCGTTTGATGAATTGCCCGACCTGGATGACGACAGTCTGTACTGGCACCAACTGGAAGGTTTACAGGTGGTGGACAAGCAGGCCGGCGTCCTTGGAGTTCTGACGTCGCTTCTGGAAACAGGTGGTCATGATGTCTATGTGGTTGAAGGTCCTCATGGCGACGTAATGTTTCCGGCGGTGGATGCCCTGATCGAAGAGATTGATCTGGAGCAAGGCATCATGCATGTCGATCTGCCGGAAGGTTTGATTGAGGTCAACGAATGA
- the rpsP gene encoding 30S ribosomal protein S16, translating into MSVKIRLARGGAKKKPFYQIVVADERCPRDGRYIENLGQYNPLVEPKMVTLNEERALAWLNKGAQPSETVRQILRQEGIWAKFAQKAAE; encoded by the coding sequence ATGTCCGTAAAAATCAGATTGGCCCGTGGTGGTGCTAAGAAGAAACCGTTTTACCAGATTGTTGTCGCGGACGAGCGTTGTCCCCGTGACGGTCGTTACATCGAGAACCTTGGTCAGTATAATCCCCTCGTTGAGCCGAAGATGGTCACACTCAACGAAGAGCGTGCACTGGCTTGGCTGAACAAAGGGGCGCAACCCTCTGAAACCGTTCGCCAGATTCTGCGCCAGGAAGGTATCTGGGCCAAGTTTGCCCAAAAGGCTGCTGAATAA
- a CDS encoding ribonuclease HII produces MTLSLFDNNVIDPTYFERQLRRQGTTLVAGIDEAGRGPLAGPVVAAAVILPEHFDLPGLTDSKKLTEKKREQLFRPIRRQALAVGVGFAHAEEIDDINILQATIQSMCRAVNRLKVTPQHLLIDGITPLPLAIDQQTIKKGDSRSLSVAAASVIAKVVRDRMMKVYARHYPQYGFEGHKGYGSARHRQLIAEHGPCPLHRKTFGGVREHV; encoded by the coding sequence GTGACCTTATCGCTGTTCGATAACAATGTCATCGATCCGACCTATTTTGAACGACAACTGCGCCGTCAGGGGACCACTCTGGTAGCTGGTATTGATGAAGCCGGGCGTGGTCCATTGGCCGGTCCCGTGGTGGCCGCCGCGGTAATTCTTCCCGAGCATTTCGACCTTCCCGGGCTGACCGATTCGAAAAAACTCACTGAAAAAAAACGCGAACAGCTGTTTCGTCCCATTCGCCGGCAGGCGCTTGCCGTTGGGGTTGGCTTTGCCCATGCTGAGGAGATTGATGATATTAATATCCTCCAGGCGACGATACAGTCTATGTGCCGGGCCGTGAACCGACTCAAGGTCACGCCGCAACACCTGTTGATTGACGGCATCACGCCGTTACCCCTGGCCATTGATCAGCAGACCATTAAAAAAGGTGATTCGCGCTCGCTCTCTGTGGCGGCGGCTTCGGTAATTGCTAAAGTGGTGCGTGACCGGATGATGAAGGTCTATGCGCGCCACTATCCCCAGTACGGTTTTGAAGGTCATAAAGGGTATGGCAGCGCTCGACATCGCCAGTTGATCGCCGAACATGGTCCCTGTCCTTTACACCGGAAAACATTTGGCGGTGTGCGGGAGCATGTGTGA